In the Leptospira sp. WS4.C2 genome, one interval contains:
- a CDS encoding phosphorylase translates to MLPFNPNQTLVTGAFEGEIGILRASGKFPHLEVMGIGNLEAAVNLSDFLFRNKKIRHIIFFGSCGAYEWTHIPIRSIVSPKLVYTKELTHALKLSKQIPESPESFYLVSDNDFPSVSCNAPTTISLTELKTPPEDSWVNLAVENLELFGIAKVAAKFSVSVTAYLAVTNIVGPEGSADWAKNWKDLSHSIQNQFLREMTLLPESP, encoded by the coding sequence TTGTTACCCTTTAATCCTAACCAAACACTAGTTACCGGAGCATTTGAAGGAGAGATTGGAATCCTTCGGGCTTCAGGTAAATTTCCTCATCTGGAAGTGATGGGCATTGGAAACTTAGAGGCCGCCGTTAATTTATCCGATTTTCTTTTTCGAAATAAAAAGATCAGGCATATCATCTTTTTTGGATCTTGCGGAGCTTATGAATGGACTCATATTCCTATTAGGTCGATCGTTTCGCCTAAGCTTGTTTACACGAAAGAACTGACTCATGCCTTAAAATTATCCAAACAAATCCCAGAATCTCCAGAGTCCTTCTACCTAGTTTCGGACAATGACTTTCCAAGTGTTTCTTGTAATGCCCCCACGACCATTTCACTTACTGAGCTAAAAACACCACCGGAGGACTCTTGGGTAAATTTGGCAGTGGAAAATTTAGAACTATTTGGAATTGCGAAAGTTGCGGCAAAGTTTTCTGTTTCTGTCACTGCTTACTTAGCGGTAACCAATATTGTCGGCCCAGAAGGATCCGCGGATTGGGCCAAAAACTGGAAAGACCTCTCTCATTCCATACAAAACCAGTTTCTTAGAGAAATGACTCTCCTCCCTGAATCACCCTAA
- the argC gene encoding N-acetyl-gamma-glutamyl-phosphate reductase has translation MKQTKIAIIGAGGLTGKELTKLIAHHPGFELAHVTSNQVDGKHIREVFPDLSHLPDLKFQKHDAPVPKEAGIVLATPNEVSLEKAPQYLKEGRKVIDLSGTFRLHNQTKFEKAYQFPHTEFGMMDQVVFGLPELFREKLKNANFVSNPGCYATSAILPIALLGNLRKEIQGPVIVDAKSGVSGAGGRTEEIKFAYTHVYENFRAYKILTHQHEPEMEEYGFVGTEEKEIHFTPHLLPIYRGILATIYISFPKGIDPKLVEEKFQVAAAKEPFVRLYQTPEEVEIRKVQNTNFLDLGFRIKGNTLVIVSALDNLVKGAAGQALQNLNLMYGYPETEGLVTL, from the coding sequence ATGAAACAAACAAAGATTGCAATCATCGGTGCCGGTGGTCTTACCGGAAAAGAACTCACAAAGCTTATTGCTCACCATCCAGGTTTTGAACTGGCCCATGTTACATCCAACCAAGTTGATGGCAAACATATCCGTGAAGTTTTCCCCGACCTCAGTCACTTGCCGGATTTAAAGTTTCAAAAACACGATGCTCCGGTTCCCAAGGAGGCAGGAATTGTTCTTGCCACTCCGAATGAAGTTTCGCTTGAGAAAGCTCCCCAGTATTTGAAGGAAGGTCGTAAGGTCATTGATCTGTCGGGAACATTTAGACTTCACAACCAAACCAAATTCGAAAAGGCCTATCAATTTCCTCATACAGAATTTGGGATGATGGACCAAGTGGTCTTTGGTTTGCCGGAACTCTTTCGAGAAAAATTAAAAAATGCAAACTTTGTTTCGAATCCTGGCTGTTATGCGACCTCTGCCATTTTACCCATTGCCCTTCTTGGAAATTTAAGAAAAGAAATCCAAGGCCCAGTCATCGTAGATGCCAAATCGGGAGTGAGTGGAGCGGGCGGAAGGACGGAAGAAATCAAATTTGCCTATACCCATGTATATGAAAATTTCAGAGCATACAAAATCCTTACTCACCAACATGAACCAGAAATGGAAGAATACGGTTTTGTAGGAACAGAAGAAAAAGAAATTCATTTTACTCCTCACCTACTTCCAATCTATCGAGGAATCCTTGCCACTATCTACATTTCATTTCCGAAAGGAATAGATCCAAAACTGGTAGAAGAAAAATTTCAAGTCGCAGCGGCAAAAGAACCATTTGTCCGATTGTACCAGACTCCCGAAGAAGTAGAGATCAGAAAAGTGCAGAACACAAACTTTTTGGATCTGGGATTCCGCATCAAAGGGAATACTTTAGTCATTGTATCGGCACTAGACAATCTTGTTAAAGGAGCCGCAGGTCAAGCCTTACAGAATTTAAATTTAATGTATGGATATCCTGAAACGGAAGGACTTGTTACCCTTTAA
- a CDS encoding sensor histidine kinase gives MKSKGLMILVSIRMIIGWVGILASLLNIGKPTFYIASGIAFYFLATSIYGRYQIKRILISELRNGLVIPFLVVDYFVILLGFYSAILSYPSGFTAVPIQNSIFFSIFFLYQLYIGFFLQQKFSAIMGVVVILGYMGGIGIAHANGAELFTEYRFIPQSPGRIILSIEILKVILLLAKTVCIVKLVSFLLDILENNNQTLADELNQRETSLLKNDRLVTLGNLAANVAHEINNPLAGIKSMNEFLLEEEIYFLNRKDPLWLEKEKQILWLYRNRIEKREDHDLILNLYSYLPKKDRDYLAERCVDLGVDHRSFEGLSEDNRKEWDFVFLWLKYKTMEKANLLVSNAIDRTEKVVATFKQFSQPFLDRDQNVVRVGEGIRDILLLYNHYWESGRTLSTEIDDSLTAFLCEPAMKLVWSHLIYNAIQATNQTAGKVKVQVKRTAENEIEVSIFDNGVGILSEWKESIFHPFFTTKEKGEGIGLGLFISKEIVEKQGGRLQFESHPQETVFRVYLPVA, from the coding sequence ATGAAATCAAAGGGTCTCATGATTTTGGTTTCAATCCGAATGATCATAGGATGGGTGGGGATTCTTGCTTCTTTACTAAACATTGGTAAACCGACATTTTACATCGCTTCGGGCATTGCATTTTATTTCCTTGCCACTTCTATATACGGTCGTTACCAAATTAAGAGAATTCTTATTTCTGAATTAAGGAATGGATTAGTGATTCCATTTTTGGTGGTAGACTATTTTGTCATTTTACTTGGTTTTTATTCTGCAATCTTAAGTTACCCTAGTGGGTTTACAGCAGTTCCCATCCAAAACTCGATATTTTTCTCCATCTTCTTTTTATACCAACTCTATATTGGATTTTTTTTGCAACAAAAGTTTTCTGCGATTATGGGTGTCGTTGTAATCCTGGGATACATGGGAGGGATTGGGATTGCACATGCGAATGGTGCAGAATTATTCACGGAATACCGATTCATTCCTCAGTCACCGGGTCGCATTATACTCTCAATAGAAATTTTGAAAGTGATTTTGTTATTAGCAAAGACCGTTTGTATTGTGAAGTTAGTTTCCTTTCTTTTGGATATATTAGAAAACAACAACCAAACCCTTGCAGACGAGTTGAATCAAAGAGAAACTTCTCTATTAAAAAATGATCGGTTGGTTACGTTAGGAAATTTGGCTGCGAACGTAGCTCATGAAATTAATAATCCTTTAGCTGGTATTAAGTCAATGAATGAGTTTCTCTTAGAGGAAGAAATATATTTTCTCAATAGAAAAGATCCACTCTGGTTAGAAAAAGAAAAACAAATTTTATGGTTATATCGTAACAGGATAGAAAAAAGAGAAGATCATGATTTAATTTTGAATCTTTATTCTTATTTGCCTAAAAAGGATAGAGATTATTTAGCAGAACGTTGTGTGGATTTGGGTGTGGATCACAGGTCCTTTGAAGGTTTGTCCGAGGACAATAGGAAAGAATGGGATTTTGTTTTTTTATGGCTTAAGTATAAAACCATGGAAAAAGCAAATCTCCTTGTTTCCAATGCCATTGATCGAACTGAAAAAGTGGTAGCTACTTTTAAACAATTCTCTCAGCCATTTTTGGATCGCGATCAAAATGTTGTCCGAGTGGGTGAAGGGATTCGTGATATTCTATTGCTTTACAATCACTACTGGGAGTCCGGCAGGACTCTTTCCACAGAAATTGATGATTCCCTTACCGCATTCCTTTGCGAACCTGCGATGAAATTAGTTTGGTCACATTTGATTTATAATGCAATCCAAGCAACCAACCAAACTGCTGGGAAAGTAAAAGTGCAAGTCAAACGAACCGCAGAAAATGAGATTGAAGTTTCCATCTTCGATAATGGTGTCGGAATTCTAAGCGAGTGGAAAGAGAGTATCTTTCATCCCTTTTTTACCACAAAAGAAAAAGGGGAGGGAATAGGTTTGGGACTTTTTATCTCAAAAGAAATTGTTGAAAAACAGGGTGGCCGACTTCAGTTTGAAAGTCATCCTCAAGAGACTGTCTTTCGTGTGTATTTACCAGTTGCGTAA
- a CDS encoding DUF3365 domain-containing protein yields the protein MEKIFAREIGYSICVSILLAFYGCHKTDYEAAAKAIAKEAKTNLTEKLTVSLTKGGTIQAIPFCKQNAMTFTNELGLKKGVLLRRISDKPRNPLNVVTDEERKIFLEISANPSKEGEYPLKTVRTEKTVTVYIPIPTAGLCLQCHGEPNLDIQKDTLEVLNKEYPADLARGYRVGSLRGLFSVRFTKSIE from the coding sequence ATGGAAAAGATTTTTGCAAGAGAAATAGGATACTCGATTTGTGTATCAATCCTTCTGGCCTTCTATGGCTGCCACAAAACAGATTACGAGGCGGCTGCCAAAGCAATCGCCAAGGAAGCAAAGACAAACCTGACAGAAAAATTGACTGTTTCCCTAACTAAAGGAGGAACAATACAAGCCATTCCGTTTTGTAAACAAAATGCTATGACATTTACAAACGAATTGGGATTGAAAAAAGGAGTTCTTCTTCGTCGAATTTCTGATAAACCAAGGAACCCATTGAATGTTGTTACAGATGAAGAAAGAAAGATTTTTTTGGAGATCAGTGCCAATCCATCAAAGGAAGGTGAGTATCCTTTGAAGACTGTGCGAACAGAAAAAACAGTAACCGTATACATCCCAATTCCCACAGCGGGACTTTGCCTTCAGTGCCATGGCGAACCAAATTTGGACATCCAAAAAGATACATTAGAAGTTCTGAACAAAGAATATCCTGCGGATCTTGCTCGAGGGTATCGAGTCGGTAGTTTACGAGGGCTTTTTTCCGTGCGGTTTACCAAATCAATTGAATGA
- a CDS encoding PAS domain S-box protein: MNPITFIAGKRELCELVMEFGLHGFLVWDPSIGIVYPSPVASKSMGMTEEQSFPAECILTNSGILLDKVIGTKESIIGRICFDPNNSAGFPFRMHPKEFAESGKKYVLLVLDTTIEGPNHTNPHILQSTELSRDLFSTSFRSSSIGMEIENPHGEVIEVNPIFCQWLGYSASELKTKSISDITHPEDLELELSFLEKLNRGSIQSFQIKKRYITKDKRLIWAVLNKSIIRDHSGNPIYYLSQILDISESLQAEMELQNISRLLDQVAGLAKIGGWDLDLRSNKASWTNVTKNIHEVEDDYIPSVEGGIQFFQAEESKRKISNAVSLLLAEGKEYDLELEMVTAKGNQTWVRTIGRAEYENGKIVKIYGIIQDINERKKWEMALAAQTSILWSFVEHAPAAVAMLDQEMRYVALSQRWIEDYKIPLTKEEIIGKSHYEVFPNISKEWKEIHSRGLRGEVLKRDEDVWRPPGWEKDQVIQWEIRPWSQLGGGIGGILMFTRDITEAYETKLELKVAKEFAEKAYSAKSEFLANMSHEIRTPLNGIIGYSDLLAETLENSSYNEYAQIVKQSAHALLNIVNDILDFSKAEAGKLQLAEEAYNLKKLVLEAIKIMNIQAIIKGLDIKFHIDENIPPLLMFDSNRLRQIILNLIGNAIKFTEAGFVECNVKRLDAPETNSVKLRISVIDTGIGIAKDSQEKIFDSFTQEDFSTTRRFGGTGLGLAICKQLLALMKSDLQLKSELNLGSEFYFDIQLRIPEFDPKLQTANLETKDMIIGTRNQSSINDTSKILVVEDNPVNLGLMKNFIKRILPEVKILEAQNGEEAIRVFQEETPTLILMDIQMPVMNGYDATKEIRKLPQGKTLPIIAVTAGIIAGEKEKCLGFGMNDYISKPVQKENLKQTLLKWLNQS, from the coding sequence ATGAATCCGATTACATTCATTGCAGGCAAACGGGAGTTATGTGAACTTGTAATGGAATTTGGTTTGCATGGCTTTTTAGTCTGGGATCCATCCATTGGAATCGTATACCCTAGTCCCGTTGCCTCTAAGTCGATGGGGATGACTGAGGAACAATCCTTTCCGGCAGAATGTATACTGACAAATTCAGGGATTCTTTTGGATAAAGTCATTGGAACAAAAGAATCTATCATCGGTCGTATTTGTTTTGATCCCAATAATAGCGCGGGTTTTCCATTCCGAATGCATCCAAAGGAATTTGCAGAATCTGGAAAAAAATATGTCCTTTTGGTTTTAGACACAACCATAGAAGGTCCGAATCATACAAATCCTCATATTTTACAATCAACTGAATTGTCTAGGGATTTGTTTTCCACTTCCTTTCGGAGTTCAAGTATCGGAATGGAAATTGAAAATCCTCATGGAGAGGTGATCGAAGTCAACCCCATCTTTTGTCAGTGGCTTGGATATTCAGCTTCGGAATTAAAAACAAAATCCATTTCGGATATCACACATCCTGAAGATTTGGAGTTAGAACTTTCTTTTTTGGAAAAACTCAATCGAGGATCGATCCAAAGTTTCCAAATCAAAAAACGTTATATTACGAAAGACAAACGATTGATTTGGGCAGTGTTAAACAAATCAATCATCCGGGATCATTCTGGAAATCCAATTTATTACCTCTCTCAAATTTTAGACATCTCAGAGTCATTACAAGCGGAGATGGAATTACAAAACATCTCTCGGTTACTCGACCAAGTGGCTGGCCTTGCTAAAATTGGTGGATGGGATTTGGATTTAAGATCCAATAAAGCTAGTTGGACTAACGTAACTAAGAACATTCACGAAGTAGAGGATGATTATATCCCGAGTGTGGAAGGTGGGATTCAATTTTTTCAAGCTGAAGAAAGCAAACGAAAGATATCAAATGCTGTATCATTATTGTTAGCAGAGGGAAAAGAATACGATTTAGAGTTAGAGATGGTAACGGCCAAAGGAAACCAAACATGGGTTCGAACCATTGGTCGTGCAGAGTATGAGAATGGAAAAATTGTAAAGATTTACGGAATCATCCAAGACATCAATGAACGCAAAAAATGGGAAATGGCACTCGCTGCACAAACATCCATTTTATGGTCTTTTGTGGAACATGCACCAGCAGCCGTCGCCATGTTAGATCAAGAGATGCGTTATGTAGCTCTTAGTCAACGTTGGATTGAAGATTATAAAATTCCCCTAACTAAAGAAGAAATCATCGGAAAAAGCCATTATGAAGTTTTCCCAAATATTAGCAAGGAATGGAAAGAAATCCACTCACGGGGGTTACGTGGAGAGGTACTAAAACGAGATGAAGATGTTTGGAGACCTCCAGGTTGGGAAAAAGACCAAGTAATCCAATGGGAAATACGCCCGTGGAGTCAACTTGGTGGAGGGATTGGTGGGATTCTAATGTTTACTCGTGACATTACAGAAGCTTATGAAACCAAGTTAGAATTGAAGGTTGCTAAAGAATTTGCAGAAAAGGCTTATAGTGCCAAATCCGAATTTTTAGCAAATATGAGTCATGAAATCCGAACTCCACTAAATGGAATCATAGGTTATTCAGATTTACTTGCAGAAACTTTAGAAAACTCATCTTACAATGAATATGCGCAAATAGTCAAACAGTCTGCTCATGCTTTGTTAAATATTGTCAATGATATCTTGGACTTTTCAAAGGCTGAAGCCGGAAAGTTACAATTGGCAGAAGAAGCATACAATCTAAAAAAATTGGTTTTGGAAGCAATTAAAATCATGAATATCCAGGCTATCATCAAGGGACTGGATATTAAATTTCATATCGATGAAAACATTCCTCCACTTCTCATGTTTGATTCTAATCGTTTGAGGCAAATAATCTTGAATTTAATTGGAAATGCGATCAAATTTACAGAAGCAGGTTTTGTTGAATGTAATGTGAAACGTTTGGATGCGCCAGAAACAAATTCAGTAAAACTAAGAATATCTGTGATAGATACTGGAATTGGAATCGCTAAAGACAGTCAGGAAAAGATATTTGATTCATTTACTCAGGAAGATTTTTCCACAACACGAAGGTTTGGTGGGACTGGCCTTGGTTTGGCCATCTGTAAACAGTTACTTGCTCTAATGAAATCTGATTTACAATTAAAAAGTGAATTAAACCTAGGAAGTGAATTTTATTTTGATATTCAATTGAGGATTCCCGAATTTGATCCAAAATTGCAAACGGCAAACTTGGAAACAAAAGATATGATCATTGGGACTAGAAATCAATCATCTATCAATGATACATCCAAAATTTTAGTTGTAGAAGATAATCCAGTAAACTTAGGCCTTATGAAAAATTTCATTAAACGTATTCTTCCTGAGGTGAAAATTTTAGAAGCTCAGAACGGAGAAGAGGCAATTCGTGTCTTTCAAGAAGAAACACCAACTCTTATACTGATGGATATCCAAATGCCTGTGATGAATGGGTATGATGCGACAAAGGAAATCAGAAAACTCCCCCAAGGCAAAACTTTGCCTATCATCGCAGTGACTGCAGGGATTATAGCCGGAGAAAAAGAAAAATGTTTGGGGTTTGGAATGAATGATTACATTAGCAAACCAGTTCAAAAAGAAAATTTGAAACAAACACTTTTGAAATGGCTAAATCAATCATAG
- a CDS encoding efflux RND transporter permease subunit, with the protein MQNIAKFITDKTLIIQFILVLFVLIGLSRLLSMHREAFPNVALDKIVIEAPLPGATPEEIERLVAIPIEKKLRAVAKIDKIRSYNLENVSVIMVFIVEGTKNTKKVLDDIKDAVDSVRLPDNAQKPKVREITTEKQEVISLALSLKEDSKDSIGDYRKLRETAKTFEDRFFQIKEIAEIEKIGYRNREFLVEVNPHALNAKEVGLNTVLNALGSRNINTPSGRLKVNGTEYLLRTRGDFEEAKDMLSVPILGNEFGFATVLKDIAKVVDGFEEEKTYEKLNGKNSIILRVWKTDQADIITTADTVKSLVSSLEGNFPDVETKIYDDKSRDVRRQLGDLILNFETGLVLVLLSLIFILGMRLSIMISVAIIFIFLISFIFLKQFGFTINTITIFGMVMVLGMMVDNSIVVAENTYRLMQEGMERRDAILQTFKDVLVPLLVSFLVISAAFFPLLFMSGVIGKFILGIPAVVLVTLASSLLFALVFLPNWLNKFLPKTYQGKIKKNESIEEKEGAFGYIISGYKRTMTFALKHRIFVLSIFTFIFFFTLFLAGRFLPFVMFPSGSEEDIEIKVWMPIGTTLQKNLEIIEKMEPVVSKMAGKDFVHLRSRIGIHENPITDPKPGQEVHRSHLTMKLVTAADRKEWEDARALVKKIREYIEQNKVSGIFPKEMIYDVNAKIKGPPVGKPVSLEIRGADFGVIQEIADLYIKELKQMDGVSDIRIDLELGKEEYRFFVKDEIAGRTDVSARDIARSVRTAFNGEVASTISKGEDKINILVRFPEAERHSVSSLNLVKVENRNRRLIPLNQVAYFQKDRDYSMINRQDLQRVVRLEASVDTDKTTSLYVNRQLKNLVNVDKYAANAYSVIFGGEQEDAGKSFRDLGISMLLAVAVIFGIFIVFFNSVGTTTVIIGSIPFGIVGVLFALMTHGMPLSFMSTLAIVALSGSIVANTLILITFIEELRMQGMSIEDAIINGGAIRLRPIFLTTISTVIGLVPSAYGIPTLDPFVQPLSLAFGWGLFFATGVTLVFVPVLYRIKEDFKHLFSKISFSKILRRG; encoded by the coding sequence ATGCAGAATATTGCAAAATTCATTACCGATAAAACACTTATCATTCAATTCATTTTAGTCCTATTCGTTTTGATTGGGCTTTCTCGGTTACTTTCTATGCATAGGGAAGCATTCCCGAATGTAGCACTTGACAAAATTGTCATTGAAGCCCCACTTCCCGGAGCCACTCCAGAAGAGATTGAAAGGCTTGTTGCTATCCCCATTGAAAAAAAATTAAGAGCAGTCGCCAAGATTGATAAAATTCGAAGTTATAACTTAGAAAACGTCAGTGTAATCATGGTCTTCATTGTCGAAGGAACCAAAAATACAAAGAAAGTATTGGATGATATTAAAGACGCAGTTGATTCCGTTCGGCTTCCTGACAATGCTCAGAAACCTAAAGTAAGGGAAATTACCACAGAAAAACAAGAGGTAATTAGTCTTGCTCTTTCCTTAAAAGAAGACTCAAAAGATTCAATTGGCGACTATCGGAAGTTACGTGAAACTGCCAAAACTTTTGAAGATCGATTTTTCCAAATCAAAGAAATTGCAGAAATCGAAAAAATAGGATATAGAAATCGTGAGTTTCTCGTAGAAGTCAATCCTCATGCATTAAACGCTAAGGAAGTTGGTTTAAATACAGTTTTAAACGCTTTAGGTTCTCGTAACATCAATACACCTTCGGGAAGGTTAAAGGTAAATGGAACGGAATACCTTCTCCGAACAAGGGGAGATTTTGAAGAAGCAAAAGATATGCTTTCAGTCCCTATTCTAGGAAATGAATTTGGGTTTGCTACTGTTTTAAAAGACATTGCTAAAGTTGTCGATGGATTTGAAGAAGAAAAAACCTATGAAAAGTTAAATGGGAAAAATAGTATTATCCTAAGAGTTTGGAAAACGGACCAGGCGGATATCATTACTACTGCTGATACAGTAAAATCTCTGGTTTCTTCTTTGGAAGGAAACTTCCCAGATGTGGAGACAAAAATTTATGATGACAAAAGTCGAGATGTTCGCCGGCAACTCGGCGATTTAATTTTAAATTTTGAAACGGGACTTGTTTTAGTATTACTTTCACTTATCTTTATTTTGGGTATGAGACTGAGTATTATGATTAGCGTTGCTATCATATTCATCTTTCTTATATCCTTTATCTTTTTGAAACAATTTGGGTTTACCATCAATACAATTACTATTTTCGGAATGGTTATGGTTCTTGGTATGATGGTGGATAACTCTATCGTTGTGGCTGAAAATACCTATCGATTGATGCAAGAAGGGATGGAGAGGCGAGATGCCATCTTACAAACTTTTAAAGATGTTTTAGTCCCCCTCCTTGTTTCCTTCCTTGTGATTTCCGCTGCCTTTTTTCCACTTCTGTTTATGAGTGGAGTGATTGGAAAATTTATTTTAGGAATTCCAGCAGTGGTTTTAGTAACACTTGCTAGTTCTCTTTTGTTTGCCCTTGTTTTTTTGCCGAACTGGTTAAATAAATTTTTACCAAAAACATACCAAGGTAAAATCAAAAAGAACGAATCCATCGAAGAAAAAGAAGGAGCTTTTGGATATATCATTTCTGGTTACAAACGAACCATGACATTTGCCTTAAAACATAGGATATTTGTTTTATCAATTTTTACGTTTATCTTTTTCTTTACCTTATTTCTTGCAGGAAGGTTTTTACCTTTTGTAATGTTCCCTTCCGGTAGTGAAGAAGATATAGAAATCAAGGTTTGGATGCCTATTGGAACCACCCTCCAGAAGAACCTTGAAATTATTGAAAAAATGGAACCTGTCGTCTCTAAAATGGCAGGAAAAGATTTTGTGCACTTACGTAGTCGGATCGGAATTCATGAAAATCCCATTACCGATCCAAAACCAGGGCAAGAGGTGCATCGATCCCACCTAACTATGAAGTTAGTTACGGCAGCGGATAGAAAAGAATGGGAAGATGCAAGAGCCCTTGTGAAAAAAATTAGGGAATACATTGAACAGAATAAAGTTTCGGGAATTTTTCCTAAAGAAATGATTTATGATGTGAATGCCAAAATCAAAGGACCACCAGTGGGAAAACCGGTGAGTTTGGAGATTCGTGGTGCTGACTTCGGAGTCATTCAAGAGATTGCAGATCTTTATATCAAAGAATTAAAACAAATGGATGGAGTTTCCGACATTCGTATTGATTTGGAACTTGGTAAAGAAGAATATAGATTTTTTGTAAAAGATGAAATTGCTGGACGAACTGATGTAAGTGCCCGAGATATTGCTCGTTCGGTTCGTACTGCCTTTAACGGAGAAGTCGCCTCAACCATTAGTAAAGGGGAAGATAAAATCAACATCCTGGTTCGTTTTCCTGAAGCAGAAAGACATTCCGTATCTAGTTTGAATTTAGTAAAAGTAGAGAACAGAAATCGAAGGCTCATCCCTTTGAATCAGGTCGCGTACTTTCAAAAGGATCGTGATTATTCTATGATCAACCGCCAAGACCTTCAGCGTGTTGTGCGGCTCGAGGCCTCTGTTGATACTGATAAAACAACATCTCTCTACGTGAACCGACAATTGAAGAATCTTGTGAATGTTGATAAATATGCAGCAAATGCCTATTCGGTGATCTTCGGTGGAGAACAAGAAGATGCTGGAAAGTCCTTTCGCGATTTGGGAATCTCGATGTTACTTGCAGTGGCTGTGATCTTTGGAATTTTTATCGTATTTTTTAATTCGGTGGGAACAACAACTGTGATCATTGGATCCATTCCTTTTGGAATTGTTGGTGTACTTTTTGCGCTAATGACACATGGAATGCCACTCAGTTTTATGAGTACGCTTGCGATTGTGGCTCTGAGTGGTTCTATTGTTGCGAACACATTGATTCTTATTACTTTTATTGAAGAACTACGGATGCAAGGAATGTCTATAGAAGACGCCATCATTAATGGTGGAGCAATCCGTTTGCGTCCCATCTTTTTAACGACAATCAGTACGGTGATTGGTCTTGTTCCCAGTGCGTATGGAATTCCAACTTTAGATCCATTTGTACAGCCGCTATCGCTTGCCTTTGGTTGGGGATTGTTCTTTGCCACCGGAGTTACTTTGGTGTTTGTTCCTGTGTTGTACAGAATCAAAGAAGATTTTAAACATCTCTTTTCGAAGATATCTTTTTCTAAAATTTTGAGAAGAGGATAA